One part of the Sulfolobus tengchongensis genome encodes these proteins:
- a CDS encoding aspartate kinase gives MVLIVKIGGSIQKDERDYELIVKKIKDFSKRKDKILVVTSAIKNVTNDLISATLNTDNSPNIVTEIYERHIKLLSKLTDGKEFENAFKDLSRLSDELFRVAWSIRVLDEVTPRVKDYILSFGERMSTILLSAILRSNGIEAEGIITPPFITDDNYSEANVIEEDSKKEISSILGNVKANVVVLPGFIGRTKEGKYTTLGRGGSDYTATLLGKLIDSKEVRLVTEVPGIMTGDPKKFKNAKTINRLSLEEAIELSQLGAKRLHPRTFDPVFGSDMKVIVESLYEDGFTMINGQCENIDGLKGISLLDNVKLVTVESTKIVGKIGSAARIANEAKEAGVNIISISQPASETTIQLAVDSLSANRLLSKLEELKGTLVKDIDVNDVNIVGIVGCGIKKREISTKVLSIASAYDPLAISRGISNVSMTFIVNKEEGEKLAKELHEVIVNG, from the coding sequence ATGGTTCTAATAGTTAAAATAGGTGGTTCTATACAAAAAGATGAAAGGGATTATGAACTTATTGTAAAGAAAATAAAGGATTTCTCTAAAAGAAAAGATAAGATACTTGTAGTGACATCAGCAATTAAAAATGTAACCAACGATCTAATAAGTGCTACATTAAACACCGATAATTCACCAAATATCGTAACAGAAATATACGAGAGACACATAAAACTACTATCAAAGCTTACCGATGGAAAGGAATTTGAGAATGCATTTAAAGATTTATCTAGGCTAAGTGATGAATTATTTAGGGTAGCTTGGTCAATAAGAGTACTAGATGAAGTGACTCCAAGAGTTAAGGACTACATACTTTCATTTGGAGAAAGAATGTCAACTATCCTTCTTTCAGCAATACTGAGAAGTAATGGAATAGAAGCTGAAGGAATAATTACGCCTCCATTTATAACTGATGATAATTATAGTGAGGCAAATGTAATTGAAGAGGATTCCAAAAAGGAAATTTCAAGCATATTAGGAAACGTGAAGGCCAATGTAGTAGTCTTACCGGGATTTATAGGAAGGACTAAGGAAGGGAAATACACTACTTTAGGAAGAGGAGGTAGTGATTATACTGCAACATTATTAGGAAAACTAATTGATTCAAAAGAGGTTAGACTAGTCACTGAAGTACCTGGAATAATGACTGGAGATCCTAAAAAATTCAAGAATGCTAAAACGATAAACAGGCTATCCTTGGAAGAGGCTATAGAACTTTCACAGCTGGGAGCAAAAAGATTACATCCCAGAACCTTTGATCCAGTATTTGGCAGTGATATGAAGGTGATCGTTGAGTCATTATACGAAGACGGATTTACCATGATTAACGGACAGTGTGAAAATATTGATGGTCTTAAAGGAATATCTCTCCTAGATAATGTAAAACTTGTAACTGTAGAAAGTACGAAAATTGTAGGAAAAATAGGCTCAGCAGCGAGAATAGCTAATGAGGCAAAGGAGGCTGGGGTCAATATAATATCAATCTCTCAACCAGCAAGCGAAACTACTATACAGCTTGCAGTAGACTCACTTTCTGCAAATAGACTATTATCAAAATTAGAGGAATTAAAGGGAACACTAGTTAAGGATATTGATGTAAATGATGTTAATATTGTAGGAATAGTAGGATGTGGAATAAAGAAGAGGGAAATTTCAACTAAGGTACTATCCATAGCTTCAGCTTATGATCCATTAGCAATATCCAGAGGAATATCTAACGTCAGCATGACCTTTATAGTTAATAAGGAAGAAGGAGAAAAATTAGCAAAAGAACTACACGAGGTTATCGTAAATGGTTGA
- a CDS encoding UbiD family decarboxylase — MTFKDLRDYIEFMKRKGKLIEIDDEVSVDLEIAEITRRATYAHLPPLLFKKIRNYENWKIISNIFYSIESLYEIFGTNRLESISEKFLSSLSDIPITIIDKIKSLREILGLGKIMPKSKSPSFKEEKELDLTKIPAIKTWPKDAGRFLTFSITITKDPDTGIHNLSVYRIQILNQKEALVHWQAFKRGSMTAKKYLEKGITKMPVAIVTGVDPTIVFTAASPVPHGLDKYMFAGILRGEGVDVTELDNQLLVPSHSEVVLAGYVDLNDTRLEGPFGDHMGYYTPPDYYPVFKLEKAYIREDPIFHVTSVGKPPLEDAWIGKGVERIFLPFAKMIVPELVDMNLPEYGLFTGIGIFSIKKYYPGQAKRVMMSLWGMGQLSLLKIIIIVDDNVNVHDINQVLYSIAANVDPKRDIWVIENVLTDSLDPSVPFPPLGSKLGIDATRKLKEEMGKDWPEEVSSDEKVVEKAQQILSKIIKRGQLS, encoded by the coding sequence ATGACATTCAAAGACCTTAGGGATTATATAGAATTTATGAAAAGAAAAGGTAAATTAATTGAGATCGATGACGAGGTTAGTGTAGATTTGGAAATAGCTGAAATTACTAGGAGAGCGACCTACGCGCATTTACCTCCCCTTCTATTCAAGAAGATAAGAAATTATGAAAATTGGAAGATCATTTCGAACATTTTTTATTCAATTGAGAGTTTATATGAGATTTTTGGAACAAATAGACTTGAATCAATTTCAGAGAAATTTCTCTCAAGTTTATCCGATATTCCAATTACAATTATTGATAAAATAAAATCACTTAGAGAGATACTAGGGCTTGGTAAAATAATGCCTAAATCAAAATCACCTAGTTTTAAAGAAGAAAAAGAATTAGATTTAACAAAAATTCCCGCAATTAAAACTTGGCCTAAAGATGCAGGAAGATTTCTAACTTTTTCGATAACTATAACGAAAGATCCAGATACTGGAATTCATAATCTTAGCGTTTATAGAATCCAAATTTTAAATCAAAAGGAGGCTTTAGTGCATTGGCAAGCATTTAAAAGAGGTTCCATGACAGCTAAGAAGTATTTAGAGAAAGGAATCACTAAGATGCCAGTAGCAATAGTGACAGGCGTGGATCCTACAATAGTATTTACAGCTGCATCTCCAGTACCTCATGGGCTTGATAAGTATATGTTTGCTGGAATTCTTAGAGGTGAAGGAGTTGATGTAACTGAATTAGATAATCAGTTGTTGGTACCAAGTCATTCAGAAGTAGTTTTGGCTGGTTATGTAGATTTAAACGATACACGACTAGAGGGTCCTTTTGGAGATCATATGGGTTATTATACACCGCCTGACTATTATCCCGTTTTTAAATTAGAAAAAGCTTACATAAGAGAAGATCCCATATTCCATGTAACCTCCGTTGGTAAACCACCTCTTGAAGATGCTTGGATAGGCAAAGGTGTTGAAAGAATTTTCTTACCGTTTGCGAAAATGATTGTCCCAGAATTAGTTGATATGAATTTACCAGAGTATGGTCTATTTACTGGAATAGGAATATTTTCCATTAAGAAGTATTATCCCGGTCAAGCTAAGAGAGTGATGATGTCTTTATGGGGTATGGGTCAGTTAAGTCTTCTAAAAATAATAATTATTGTTGATGATAACGTAAACGTTCATGACATAAATCAAGTCCTATATTCAATTGCAGCGAATGTTGATCCAAAACGTGATATATGGGTAATAGAAAACGTACTTACAGACTCTTTAGATCCTAGTGTCCCATTCCCTCCCTTAGGTAGTAAATTAGGTATAGATGCGACTAGGAAATTAAAAGAGGAAATGGGAAAAGACTGGCCTGAAGAAGTTAGCTCAGATGAAAAAGTAGTAGAGAAGGCTCAACAAATATTAAGTAAAATTATAAAGAGAGGTCAACTCTCCTAA
- the thrC gene encoding threonine synthase, translating to MKCLSCQYEMPIDQHQILCPKCGGLMEIIVEPLKDFSFSKLRGKGVWRYKELIPGSYKSIVSINEGNTPLIKSSNINGNLYFKFEGLNPTGSFKDRGMTVAVSSAVSLDYKTVIAASTGNTAASASAYAARAGIKSFIVLPKGKVALGKLAQSILYGSVILEVDGSFDVAMDAVMKLYKDLKIVYPLNSFNPWRLEGQKTIAFEIIEELGVPDNVIVPVGNAGNIYAIWKGFNELVKVGVIDRIPRMIGVQAEGASPIASAIIKGKDTPDFIENPDTIATAIRIGKPVNWQKAVRAIKESGGTAIIVSDSEILDAQKTLARKEGIGAEPASATALAGYFKAINDKIVDKDEKTVLILTGHSLKDPDSMTKADAKRILVNPLHIEKIILGEINGSNS from the coding sequence ATGAAGTGCTTAAGTTGTCAATATGAGATGCCCATAGACCAACACCAAATACTATGCCCAAAATGTGGAGGGCTAATGGAAATTATAGTAGAACCACTAAAAGATTTCTCCTTTAGTAAATTAAGAGGAAAAGGAGTATGGAGATATAAGGAATTGATACCGGGTAGTTACAAAAGTATCGTAAGCATAAATGAAGGCAATACACCACTGATAAAATCATCAAACATAAATGGTAACTTATACTTTAAGTTTGAAGGACTTAATCCCACTGGTAGTTTTAAGGATAGAGGTATGACAGTAGCTGTTAGCTCTGCAGTAAGTTTAGATTACAAAACCGTAATTGCTGCATCTACTGGGAATACCGCAGCCTCTGCGTCTGCATACGCCGCAAGAGCTGGTATAAAGAGCTTTATCGTGCTTCCTAAAGGCAAGGTCGCATTAGGTAAATTGGCTCAGTCTATTCTTTACGGTTCAGTAATATTAGAAGTCGATGGAAGTTTTGATGTAGCCATGGATGCTGTTATGAAATTATATAAGGACTTGAAAATAGTATATCCGCTAAACTCCTTCAACCCATGGAGATTAGAAGGACAAAAAACGATAGCGTTTGAAATTATAGAAGAGCTTGGTGTCCCTGATAACGTTATAGTACCAGTAGGTAATGCAGGTAATATATATGCTATATGGAAGGGATTTAATGAACTAGTTAAAGTAGGGGTCATTGATAGGATACCTAGAATGATAGGGGTTCAAGCAGAAGGAGCGTCCCCAATAGCTAGCGCAATAATTAAAGGAAAAGATACTCCAGATTTCATAGAAAATCCAGACACTATAGCTACTGCAATACGAATAGGTAAACCAGTGAATTGGCAAAAAGCAGTAAGAGCAATAAAAGAGTCTGGGGGAACTGCTATAATAGTATCGGATTCTGAAATATTAGATGCACAAAAGACCTTAGCTAGGAAAGAAGGAATAGGAGCAGAGCCTGCTTCAGCTACAGCCCTAGCTGGTTACTTTAAGGCGATAAACGATAAGATTGTTGATAAAGATGAAAAGACAGTTTTAATTCTAACCGGACACTCATTAAAAGACCCAGATAGTATGACTAAAGCTGATGCTAAAAGAATCCTAGTTAATCCTCTTCATATAGAAAAAATTATTTTGGGTGAGATAAATGGTTCTAATAGTTAA
- the ppsA gene encoding pyruvate, water dikinase yields MVEAISSEEGLILDITQVSKDMIELAGGKGSNLGELVSFGIRVPPAFIITSKAFKYFLEYNNLFGQIKEILNSANTSEEASEKIKQLIKNAKMPEKLAYMILRAYDELSRKVGKEILVAVRSSATAEDIETASFAGQQDTYLNVTRDDLLDRVKDVWASLYNARAIEYRRSKGIDNLSVLIAVVVQKMVNSRSAGVMFTLHPVTGDEKYIMIESNWGLGESVVSGKVTPDVILIEKSTLKIVEKKVSEKNIKIIYDRQLKKNVIVNLDDRESKSMSITDDEAIELAKLALKIEEHYKRPMDIEWAIDNDLSFPENIFIVQARPETFWSSKKKKEENKTEAEKASITTGKVLVKGLAASPGIAYGKAKIIIDIKDPKVHDFQKGDILVTKMTDPDWVPLMKIAGAIVTDEGGMTSHAAIVSRELGIPAVVGCREATKVIQDNQEITVDAIRGIIYEGKVLQAGESSATQPQVKMGVQGISREILLSLYPVTATKIYMNLGEPDVIDKYLDLPFDGIGLMRIEFIVSEWIRYHPLYLIKMGNPELFVDKLAEGIAKVASAIYPRPVVVRFSDFKTNEYKKLIGGEEFEPEERNPMIGWRGVSRYVSKEYEPAFRLEVKAIRKVREEMGLKNVWVMFPFVRTTWELEKAIRIMEEEGLRRSSDFRVWIMAEVPSVIVLAEEFSKIVDGFSIGSNDLAQLTLGVDRDSELLARMGYYDERDPAVLESIRRLIKAAHKYNKTVSICGQAPSVYPEVVEYLVKAGIDSISVNPDAVINVRRQVASIEQQIILKSLNGKKDRNK; encoded by the coding sequence TTGGTTGAAGCTATTAGTAGTGAGGAAGGTCTCATTCTCGATATTACTCAAGTGAGTAAGGATATGATAGAATTGGCTGGTGGTAAGGGTTCTAATCTCGGGGAGTTAGTGAGTTTCGGAATTAGAGTACCTCCAGCTTTTATAATTACTTCTAAAGCTTTTAAATATTTTCTTGAATACAATAATCTTTTTGGGCAAATTAAAGAGATATTAAATAGTGCAAATACATCTGAAGAAGCAAGCGAAAAAATAAAACAATTAATAAAAAATGCGAAAATGCCCGAAAAGTTAGCCTATATGATACTTCGGGCTTATGATGAGTTAAGCAGAAAAGTTGGAAAAGAAATCTTAGTAGCTGTTAGATCTTCTGCTACTGCAGAAGATATTGAGACAGCAAGTTTCGCTGGACAGCAAGATACATATCTTAACGTTACAAGAGACGATCTTCTCGATAGGGTTAAGGATGTTTGGGCCAGTCTCTATAACGCTAGAGCCATAGAGTATAGAAGGAGCAAAGGGATAGACAACCTATCTGTTCTTATAGCGGTTGTAGTACAAAAAATGGTAAATTCTAGATCTGCTGGAGTGATGTTTACTTTACATCCAGTTACAGGTGACGAAAAATACATTATGATAGAGTCCAATTGGGGTTTAGGAGAAAGTGTTGTAAGCGGTAAGGTTACACCAGATGTGATTCTAATAGAGAAATCCACTTTAAAGATCGTCGAAAAAAAAGTTTCTGAAAAAAATATCAAAATTATATATGATAGGCAACTGAAAAAGAACGTAATTGTTAACCTGGATGATAGAGAATCTAAGTCCATGAGTATAACGGATGATGAGGCTATAGAATTAGCTAAACTAGCATTAAAGATTGAAGAGCACTATAAAAGACCCATGGACATCGAATGGGCGATTGATAATGACTTAAGTTTTCCTGAAAATATTTTTATAGTTCAAGCTAGGCCGGAAACTTTCTGGTCTAGTAAAAAGAAAAAAGAAGAAAATAAAACTGAAGCGGAAAAAGCATCTATCACGACTGGTAAAGTTTTAGTTAAGGGGCTTGCAGCTTCTCCGGGAATTGCCTATGGTAAGGCTAAAATAATTATTGATATTAAAGATCCTAAAGTTCATGATTTTCAGAAAGGCGATATTTTAGTTACAAAGATGACAGATCCAGATTGGGTACCATTAATGAAGATAGCGGGTGCAATTGTAACTGATGAAGGTGGAATGACGAGTCATGCTGCAATTGTATCTAGAGAATTAGGGATTCCTGCTGTTGTAGGATGTAGAGAGGCTACGAAAGTTATACAAGATAATCAAGAGATCACAGTAGACGCAATAAGAGGAATCATATATGAGGGTAAAGTGCTACAGGCTGGTGAGTCTAGCGCAACGCAGCCACAAGTAAAAATGGGAGTTCAAGGAATAAGTAGAGAGATCTTGCTAAGCCTTTATCCAGTAACTGCGACTAAGATTTACATGAATTTAGGTGAGCCAGATGTCATAGATAAATATCTAGATCTTCCCTTTGATGGTATAGGACTTATGAGAATTGAATTCATAGTAAGCGAGTGGATAAGATATCATCCATTGTATTTAATAAAAATGGGAAATCCGGAATTATTTGTAGATAAGTTAGCTGAAGGTATAGCTAAAGTAGCTAGTGCAATATATCCTAGACCAGTTGTTGTAAGATTTTCAGATTTCAAAACTAACGAGTATAAAAAATTAATTGGCGGAGAAGAATTTGAACCAGAAGAAAGAAATCCAATGATAGGCTGGAGAGGAGTTTCTAGATATGTCAGCAAAGAGTATGAGCCAGCCTTTAGGTTGGAAGTTAAGGCTATACGTAAGGTTAGAGAGGAAATGGGACTTAAGAACGTTTGGGTTATGTTTCCCTTTGTTAGAACTACATGGGAACTCGAAAAGGCTATAAGAATAATGGAAGAAGAAGGACTAAGGAGGAGCTCAGATTTTAGAGTTTGGATAATGGCTGAGGTTCCATCAGTTATCGTTCTTGCTGAAGAGTTTTCAAAGATAGTTGATGGTTTTAGTATAGGTAGTAATGATCTAGCACAATTAACATTAGGCGTTGATAGGGACTCAGAATTGCTAGCAAGAATGGGATATTATGATGAGAGAGATCCTGCAGTTTTAGAATCTATAAGAAGGTTAATAAAAGCCGCACATAAATACAATAAGACCGTATCAATATGTGGCCAAGCCCCTAGCGTATATCCAGAAGTGGTTGAATATCTAGTCAAAGCCGGTATAGATAGTATTAGTGTGAATCCAGATGCTGTAATTAATGTTAGAAGGCAAGTCGCATCTATTGAACAGCAAATCATACTAAAATCTCTTAATGGTAAAAAAGATAGAAATAAATAA
- a CDS encoding inositol-3-phosphate synthase → MIRVAIAGLGNCASMLIQGIEYYKLKGDDYYEGLITPIIGGYKITDIEIVAAFDVSRNKVGKDISEAIFEPPNITPKIVNIEKKGIRVVAGPVLDGVASHMVNVFNPTYDGTVEKILDELKSSRAEILVNLLPVGSENATKAYANASLMSGTAFINAIPVFIASDPTGYFPKKFKEKNLPLAGDDVKSQLGATIFHRAITSLFRLRGVKVEETYQLNVGGNTDFLNMKTEERLVSKRISKTEAVTSTLDNGEVIKSEGKIRIGPSDYIPFLGNTKVAYIYVKGSAFAGMPIKVEASLEVDDKANCAAVLIDVIRAVKVALDKKIGGPLEKVSAFYFKHPPIQAKDDDEAYRWFKEFIEM, encoded by the coding sequence ATGATTAGAGTAGCAATAGCTGGATTAGGCAACTGTGCGTCTATGTTAATTCAAGGGATAGAATATTACAAATTAAAAGGCGATGATTATTATGAAGGATTGATTACCCCAATTATTGGAGGGTACAAAATTACCGATATAGAAATTGTAGCTGCTTTTGACGTTTCACGTAATAAGGTAGGAAAGGATATTTCAGAGGCAATATTTGAACCCCCAAATATAACCCCAAAAATAGTTAATATAGAGAAGAAAGGTATTAGGGTAGTAGCAGGACCCGTTCTTGATGGTGTAGCTTCACATATGGTTAATGTGTTTAATCCCACCTATGATGGTACTGTTGAGAAAATATTAGATGAGTTAAAGAGCAGTAGAGCTGAAATACTGGTTAATTTACTGCCAGTTGGAAGCGAAAATGCCACAAAAGCATATGCAAATGCATCCTTAATGAGTGGAACCGCGTTTATAAATGCAATACCTGTATTTATAGCTAGCGATCCCACCGGGTACTTCCCTAAAAAATTCAAAGAGAAAAACTTACCATTAGCCGGCGATGACGTCAAGAGTCAATTAGGTGCGACGATATTTCACAGAGCAATAACCTCACTCTTTAGATTAAGAGGAGTGAAAGTAGAAGAAACTTATCAATTAAATGTTGGCGGAAATACTGACTTTTTAAATATGAAAACAGAGGAAAGATTAGTATCAAAGAGAATAAGTAAAACAGAAGCTGTGACTAGCACTCTAGATAATGGGGAAGTTATAAAAAGTGAGGGAAAAATAAGAATAGGACCCAGTGATTATATACCATTCTTGGGAAATACAAAAGTAGCGTATATCTATGTAAAAGGAAGCGCGTTCGCGGGAATGCCAATAAAAGTTGAAGCCTCTTTAGAAGTCGACGATAAGGCTAATTGTGCTGCAGTTTTAATAGATGTTATAAGAGCAGTGAAGGTCGCTTTAGACAAGAAAATAGGTGGTCCACTTGAGAAAGTATCAGCGTTCTATTTTAAGCACCCCCCAATTCAGGCTAAAGACGATGATGAAGCCTATAGATGGTTTAAAGAATTCATTGAGATGTGA
- the asd gene encoding aspartate-semialdehyde dehydrogenase, whose amino-acid sequence MVDKIKVSLLGSTGMVGQKMVKMLSKHPYIELVKVSASPQKIGKKYKDAVKWIEPEDIPENIADLPIVSTEYEDHKDVDVVLSALPNELAEDVELKLVKQGKIVVSNASPFRMDPDVPLINPEINWEHLELLKYQKLNKNWSGLLVKNPNCTAAILSMPIKPLENLIKVKAIYITTLQAVSGAGYSGLPFMAIEGNVIPWIKGEEDKIPKEINKMLGKLENSKIKHANLEIHPTTTRVPVKVGHMGVINIVTDDNFDEKEVQKALEEFSELPQKKNLPTAPKKPIIVLKDEDRPQPVRDLQYYNGMSVAVGRIRREGNVLRLIALGDNLVRGAAGITILTLELMKELGYL is encoded by the coding sequence ATGGTTGATAAGATAAAAGTTTCCTTACTAGGCTCTACCGGAATGGTAGGGCAGAAAATGGTAAAGATGCTATCAAAACATCCTTACATAGAACTAGTTAAAGTAAGTGCATCACCACAGAAAATAGGCAAAAAATACAAAGATGCTGTAAAATGGATAGAACCAGAAGATATTCCCGAAAACATAGCAGATTTACCCATAGTCTCTACAGAATATGAAGATCATAAAGACGTTGACGTTGTTCTCTCTGCATTACCTAACGAGTTGGCTGAAGATGTAGAATTAAAGTTAGTAAAACAAGGAAAAATAGTTGTATCTAACGCATCACCATTTAGAATGGATCCAGATGTACCATTAATTAATCCAGAAATAAATTGGGAACATTTAGAATTATTAAAATATCAAAAATTAAACAAAAATTGGAGCGGGTTATTAGTTAAGAACCCAAACTGTACTGCAGCTATCTTATCTATGCCAATTAAGCCTTTAGAAAATCTAATTAAAGTTAAGGCTATTTACATAACTACCTTGCAAGCAGTGAGCGGAGCCGGTTACAGTGGCTTACCATTTATGGCAATAGAGGGAAATGTTATTCCTTGGATTAAAGGTGAGGAAGATAAAATACCAAAAGAGATAAATAAGATGTTAGGAAAATTAGAGAACAGTAAAATAAAACATGCTAATCTAGAGATTCATCCAACGACTACTAGAGTCCCAGTAAAAGTAGGGCATATGGGTGTTATTAACATAGTAACTGATGATAATTTCGATGAAAAAGAAGTACAGAAAGCACTAGAAGAATTTTCAGAACTGCCTCAGAAGAAAAATTTACCTACCGCACCAAAGAAGCCAATTATCGTGCTCAAGGATGAAGATAGACCTCAGCCAGTTAGAGACCTACAATACTATAATGGAATGTCAGTAGCTGTAGGGAGAATAAGACGTGAAGGGAATGTCCTACGCTTAATTGCATTAGGAGACAATTTAGTGCGTGGAGCCGCTGGCATAACAATTTTAACGTTAGAACTTATGAAAGAATTAGGTTACTTATAA
- a CDS encoding acylphosphatase gives MLKRVYIRIYGVVQGVGFRKFVQIHAIRLGIKGYARNLPDGSVEVVAEGHEEALSKLLEYVRRGPPAAEVEKVDYSFSEYKGEFKEFETY, from the coding sequence ATGTTAAAGCGAGTCTATATCCGTATATATGGTGTAGTTCAAGGTGTAGGTTTTCGAAAATTTGTTCAAATTCACGCAATAAGATTAGGAATAAAGGGTTATGCAAGGAATTTGCCTGATGGATCTGTAGAAGTCGTTGCAGAAGGTCATGAGGAGGCTTTAAGTAAGTTATTAGAATATGTTAGAAGAGGTCCACCTGCTGCTGAAGTAGAAAAAGTTGATTATTCTTTCAGTGAATATAAGGGGGAGTTTAAGGAATTTGAGACTTACTAA
- the cdvB1/B2 gene encoding cell division protein CdvB1/B2 has product MASSKVEDFVKNWGGKQEPSIGERIKNAFKPQQPLRYRLVMANYRLRTMISRLDVYISRLQERDRTLFEKVVEAQMSKDTARAAMYANEIAEIRKISRQLITTQIALEQVQLRLETITELGDVFNSLIPVLGVIKELRNAMKGVMPEISLELAELEEGLQEVVIEAGDFTGAPVSYAASSPEARKILEEASVVAEQRMKEKFPELPSFVTSTQKSSSTEQK; this is encoded by the coding sequence ATGGCCTCAAGCAAAGTAGAAGATTTTGTAAAGAATTGGGGTGGAAAACAAGAGCCAAGTATTGGTGAGAGAATAAAGAATGCTTTCAAACCTCAACAACCATTGAGATATAGATTAGTAATGGCAAATTATAGACTAAGAACAATGATAAGTCGTTTAGATGTGTACATATCAAGATTACAAGAAAGGGACAGGACACTGTTTGAGAAGGTAGTAGAGGCACAGATGTCTAAGGATACAGCTAGGGCTGCGATGTACGCTAATGAGATAGCTGAGATAAGGAAGATCTCTAGGCAATTAATCACTACTCAGATAGCTTTAGAACAAGTACAATTGAGACTAGAAACCATAACTGAGTTAGGTGATGTGTTTAATAGCCTAATACCAGTTTTAGGAGTTATAAAGGAACTAAGAAACGCAATGAAAGGAGTTATGCCAGAGATAAGCTTAGAGTTGGCTGAACTAGAAGAAGGATTACAAGAAGTAGTAATAGAAGCAGGTGACTTTACTGGTGCACCAGTAAGTTACGCAGCTTCAAGCCCAGAGGCAAGAAAGATATTGGAAGAGGCTTCCGTTGTTGCAGAACAGAGAATGAAGGAGAAATTCCCAGAATTACCAAGTTTCGTTACATCAACTCAGAAGTCGTCTAGTACTGAACAGAAATAA
- a CDS encoding PHP domain-containing protein — protein sequence MFFDFHVHSRYSDGKYLPKEIIKYAREKHNLYIALTDHDTSLGLKHIKEEKVIPGQEVTTEFGHVVILCSFIPSPPNKLAELIDYAKENSCIVFPSHPFDIFRKGIGEKTYQYKFDLIEIYNSKAPRTANNKAKEASLKLNLAGVSNSDAHVIQAIGSAYNELYEVVEFNLDDIIDNLRKGKIRNIINGLSFKAKFSILEWYIERKIRNAQNTSGTLHQM from the coding sequence ATGTTTTTTGATTTTCATGTTCATTCTAGATATAGTGATGGAAAATATCTTCCAAAGGAAATAATAAAATATGCTAGAGAAAAACATAATTTATACATAGCTCTTACAGATCATGATACATCATTAGGTTTGAAACATATTAAAGAGGAAAAAGTGATTCCGGGTCAAGAAGTTACTACTGAATTTGGACATGTAGTAATCTTATGTAGCTTCATACCATCTCCACCTAATAAACTAGCTGAATTAATAGACTATGCTAAGGAAAATTCATGCATAGTATTCCCTTCACACCCTTTCGATATTTTTAGAAAAGGAATTGGCGAAAAAACTTATCAATACAAATTCGATCTTATAGAGATTTATAACTCAAAAGCACCTAGAACTGCAAATAATAAAGCGAAAGAAGCCTCATTGAAATTAAATTTAGCTGGAGTTTCGAACAGTGATGCACACGTAATTCAAGCTATAGGCTCAGCGTATAATGAGTTATATGAGGTTGTGGAGTTTAATTTAGACGACATCATTGACAATTTAAGGAAGGGGAAAATAAGAAATATAATCAACGGATTATCATTTAAAGCTAAATTTTCCATTTTAGAATGGTATATTGAGAGGAAAATAAGAAATGCACAAAATACCAGCGGAACTTTGCATCAAATGTAA